In Acidimicrobiales bacterium, a single genomic region encodes these proteins:
- a CDS encoding nitroreductase family protein, whose product MDLERALQTTGAVRDFADHPVPDEVVFHILDVARYAPSGGNRQAWKVILVKDQSAREKLRDLYLRGWYRYLAIRAAGLVPWAPITDRAAEAEAERAAENLAAEAAKGPGGMAENLDKVPALLVLLADLKGLAAVDRDMPRYTMVGGASIYPFAWSILLAAHNVGIGGVFTTMLVSAEQEVLDILDVPEGWALAGALALGYPEGGRRPTKLSRAEVATFATVDRFDGPVLEG is encoded by the coding sequence ATGGACCTCGAGCGCGCTCTTCAGACGACCGGTGCGGTTCGGGATTTCGCGGACCACCCCGTCCCCGACGAGGTGGTGTTCCACATCCTCGACGTCGCGCGTTACGCCCCCAGCGGGGGGAACCGCCAGGCGTGGAAGGTGATCCTCGTCAAGGATCAGTCGGCCCGCGAGAAACTGCGCGACCTGTACCTGCGCGGCTGGTACCGGTATCTCGCCATCCGCGCGGCCGGGCTCGTGCCGTGGGCGCCGATCACCGACCGCGCGGCCGAGGCCGAAGCGGAGCGCGCCGCCGAGAATCTCGCAGCGGAAGCCGCGAAGGGGCCCGGCGGGATGGCGGAGAACCTGGACAAGGTCCCGGCCCTTCTCGTCCTCCTGGCGGACCTGAAGGGCCTGGCGGCGGTCGACCGGGACATGCCCCGCTACACGATGGTCGGCGGGGCGTCGATCTACCCGTTCGCGTGGAGCATCCTCCTGGCAGCCCACAACGTCGGGATCGGTGGGGTCTTCACCACGATGCTCGTCAGCGCGGAGCAAGAGGTCCTCGACATCCTGGACGTTCCCGAAGGATGGGCTCTCGCCGGCGCCCTCGCGCTCGGCTACCCCGAGGGCGGGAGAAGGCCTACGAAGTTGAGCCGCGCGGAGGTCGCGACGTTCGCGACCGTCGACCGCTTCGACGGCCCCGTTCTCGAGGGGTAG
- a CDS encoding serine hydrolase domain-containing protein, whose amino-acid sequence MTAQVQGTCDDRFSAVKDILAASLDSGADLGASFAVTVEGELVVDIWGGWADEEKTRPWERDTITNVWSTTKTMTALCALILADRGELDFDAPVSRYWPEFAAGGKQDRVLVRHIMSHTAGLPGWDEPMKLEDLYDWEKCTSLLAAQEPWWEPGTASGYHAVTQGYLVGEVVRRISGATLGRFFADEVTGPLGADFHIGLPAGEDGRVSYVIPPNIDLTGVDATPTAQRALANPPLDGTEPQSAAWRRAEIPAANGHGNARSVALIQAAVANGGQVAGVKLLSEAGCRRIFDEQARGTDLVLNVPMRLGIGYGLTAEETPVSPNANACYWGGWGGSVIVVDLDARMTFAYMMNRMESGLVGDIRGFALGMAAYEAVGSV is encoded by the coding sequence GTGACAGCTCAAGTGCAGGGCACGTGCGACGACCGCTTCTCGGCGGTCAAGGACATTCTCGCCGCAAGTCTCGACAGCGGAGCCGACCTCGGGGCCTCGTTCGCGGTCACTGTCGAGGGGGAACTCGTCGTGGACATCTGGGGCGGGTGGGCGGACGAGGAGAAGACGCGACCTTGGGAGCGCGACACCATAACCAACGTCTGGTCGACCACCAAGACGATGACGGCCCTGTGCGCCTTGATCCTCGCCGACCGAGGAGAGCTGGACTTCGACGCTCCTGTGTCGCGCTACTGGCCGGAGTTCGCCGCCGGCGGCAAGCAGGACAGGGTGCTGGTCCGCCACATCATGTCGCACACTGCCGGGCTGCCCGGCTGGGACGAGCCGATGAAGCTCGAGGATCTGTACGACTGGGAGAAGTGCACCTCGTTGCTCGCCGCGCAGGAGCCCTGGTGGGAGCCCGGAACGGCTTCGGGTTACCACGCCGTGACCCAGGGTTACCTCGTCGGGGAGGTGGTACGGCGGATCAGCGGCGCCACCCTCGGCCGGTTCTTCGCCGACGAGGTCACTGGGCCGTTGGGCGCGGACTTCCACATCGGGCTTCCCGCCGGCGAGGACGGCCGCGTGTCGTACGTGATCCCGCCCAACATCGACCTCACCGGTGTGGACGCGACGCCGACCGCCCAGCGGGCACTGGCCAACCCGCCGCTGGACGGCACCGAGCCCCAGTCAGCGGCCTGGCGGCGAGCCGAGATACCCGCCGCCAACGGCCACGGCAACGCAAGGTCCGTCGCGCTCATTCAGGCGGCTGTCGCGAACGGGGGCCAGGTCGCCGGCGTGAAGCTCCTCTCGGAAGCGGGATGCCGGCGCATCTTCGACGAGCAGGCTCGCGGGACGGACCTCGTGCTCAACGTGCCGATGCGGCTCGGGATCGGCTACGGCCTCACCGCCGAGGAGACACCCGTCAGCCCCAACGCCAATGCCTGCTACTGGGGCGGCTGGGGAGGGTCGGTGATCGTCGTGGACCTGGACGCCCGGATGACATTCGCGTACATGATGAACCGCATGGAGTCCGGCCTCGTAGGTGACATCCGAGGGTTCGCGCTCGGGATGGCGGCCTACGAGGCTGTCGGGTCGGTGTAG